GTGGCGGGCGTGGGCATGTGTGTGTGCCTGTCCGTGCGGGGCGTGGGTATGTATGTCgcgagtgtgtgtgcatgctcGCGGCCGTAGTTAGttttttttttaacatcagtacagacacaagcgctcatatacacgcgcatacactcattcctatgaacgcacacacgcatatcCTACCCCTATAAGCATCTCCGAAAGactaagccggcatatcatcttggaatttacgaagtcatcgtaggcacctcatcgtcgacgggaacgtctcctcccactgaatgcgcatagCCGGAAATactgaaataaattcaaaaataaatgcgagcatcaagatttgaaccctgatgggttggggataccatAATCCCACTAACCattcaaccacatgttggttcgtaGTTAGTTGAGTGGATGTAGTATTAGCTAGCTAGTTAGGTGGCCGAGTCATTTGCCGGTTGCATGGCTGAGTTAATTAGCTAGAGTGGAGCTGCATACGTGTAGGGATTTGTTGGGCAGGCCCGCGTCGTGCAGCGGAAGCGTGGTTAGATTGCGTCGTGCGTTCGTACGTCGTTGTTTAGCCTGGTATAAATTCTCATCCTTATGTACTGTTCGGTGGCGCCGGTATGAGCTGAGCCAGCAGTTCGAGTCGCATAAATTAGAAGAGGCCGTATGTGCGTCCATGGCATTTGTGCGCCGGAAAAAAAATCCAATGTACTTCTTTTTCCGCCTTTTGAgcaattgagagagagagagagagagagagagagagagagagagagctggtcCGGGGTTTGTCACAACAAATGCTACAACATGACATTCGTTTTTGGAGCCTACGTACAGAGACTTTTTGGACCATAGACCATTTTTTCTTGACATCAAAATAGAACATTGACCTAATTTTCCAGTTGCGCCGATGTTGTCTACTAATATAATGCATCTAATTGAAGTTTGTATCCTTATTTTCGTATCATCGCTCAATCTGAGGTTTCTTGACATCACCCCACAAAAATATGTGTGCCATGCAACATAGCTAAATCACAAATTAGACAATACAATAAAAATTATTTGATCCCTGCAGATAACCAAGAGAAATTTCTACGTGCATGCTTAATAATGATCCATGAAAACATGTGCACGCTGTTGACCAACATTTCTAATTTATAAAAATATTGACAGAAAATGAATATATACTAGCTcgtgcaggtgcacgggttgatgactagtggaAAGCTAACCCAGAATTAGTTTCTGGAGGTTGGAGTGCCACCACCATGAGGCGTCATTGCTCTTTCTTGCCGATGTTGAGATCCACCTCCCGCCTCATTTAATCTAGCCGATTGATACAGTTGTGAGCGCGAGACAGTAGGATGGCACTCGGCAAACCATTTCTGCATTAAAATGACTAGGTCTACAGGCTCTGCCACTGATTGGAATCTCGTGTTTCTAACATTCTGTTGGTTAGCGGTCCTGCTGTCATGCTTTGAAAATATGTCATTGTTGTTTGATCTTAGCCTTATGTACCTACCTATTAATGGCAGCAACAAAATTATACTCGAGATAATTTGATTCCTATAACAATGGTAGAGTCATGCGTGCCCTAAAGTTGAAATGAGGAGTCAGGCAAGAATATTTTTGGTAATCCAGTGCAAGAACTTTCGGTCACTTGAAAGATGTACTAGCATCTAACCAACTCGCTCTAACTCAGTTAGGCAGATTGTTCCCTTGTGTTGCGTCCGTCCTTGCCACACACTCTTGGTCCTGCTGGGCGTTGCACTCGCTGCACACAAATAGGTGACATTGTATTTTTATGTATAAAAGTGAAAACTGGTGTTCTCAGCTCCATGGACCATCGAACATGTGTGCTCACCTCGTACAATCAACTTAACTTATATGTCATCAGCAAATGGAACATGAGAAACAATTGAATACAATCCCTTTGTGGTGAAACCGATGTAGTTAATTACCTTCCCGCGTTCCGTTACGGCCAATTTTTTTCTTTCAGGTGCAAATGCATACCCGCGGACCTAGATATTTACCATGGGGGGTGCCAATCCTATCATTCACAACAAAAATGTCAGGCATAACCATAAAAAATGTCATTTTATCATTCTACCCTTATAATACATATAGGATTAGACTAAGAGTACTAGATAAAAAAAGATTTGCATTTTTGAAGGGGATGCCAGGGCACCCACGGAACCCCCATTGGATCCGCCACTGCCCGAGGGATTCATTAGAACTAGCAACCGAAATTTCCGATCGTATATATCAAATGTGTAAAAAAAGTGAAATTTATTATTTTTGTAACTAATAAGATCCATGTTAAATGGCATGCGCTAAAAGTACAGCCATAATTGTTAGATTGTAATATCCTTGCATCACACATTTTACAAAAAGGAGGATAATCTTTGGCCTTTGGATCTATTGATGCACAATGTTTATAAATTAGTATTTTTTATAAAAATTAGTAGCATTTATACCAAAcaaattttctttaaaaaaaagaaaGCCCCAAAGTTATCCAGGGCCTCCATCGCACCAAGCATCTCCACAACTACCACAAACGTATGACCTATGACCCGAATCCACCAGCAGAGCAACATGTGACATAACAAAGGCCGTAAAACTTAGGCAACACCTTCAAGGAGTCGTAGCTCGAACACCGATGTTGTCGGATCCAACCAAAAGGTTTAACTTGGTGCTAGCTATCACCCACTAAGAAAAGGTCCAAGGTAACACCCTTATTGAAGAAAGCGCCATATTACGGTAATCTTTacctttacctaatattaaaggaaggAGCCTTTCATAGTTCTTCATACGTCATCTTTTTATGTCCGTTGATTTTGTTATATTTGTGTCGAATATATTACGTACGCAAGGGGTTACGTGGACTTGGAGTTGTAATTGGTGTGGTTAGGTACGAGTTGTGTAGGAGTCgtacacttgtatcctaggcctcttatatacGGAGGGGCACCACACGTTGTAACCCATGATGACTTGATAGCAAAAGGTACGCGGGGGAGCCGacggcttgtgccggcgcccgggcgaccggtgttgcggtatcttagggaggagcgcccgtagtcatgccccggagatgtagccatatcggtgaacctcgttaacaaatatcgTGCCTCGATGTATCTCTATGATCTTGCATTAGGGTTTTTTTCTAACAGATTTTATCTTAACCATAAAGATTAGCTGTTGTGATTTAAAAGGAGGGAGATTTTTTTATCAAAAAACTATTCGTCTCTCAGTCAAATTTACATTCGGTCAACTAGGAGTCGAACCCAGGCTAGGCCCAGGCGAAGTTTGGTGCTGGTTGTGTCATTCACAGACTCATATTGACTATTATTATACAGCAAACCTCCGACCTAATTTTGTGTCATTCCAGACATGATCTGGaatacgggaggaggaggaggtcggggagAAGAATCACCCCATGGCTAGCGTACTAGGTTGCGTTTCGCCGAGCGTAACCACAAATACCATGGCGCATTAGTCACTTCGTCTCTTAGCATGTCTATGGGTTCATGGTGCAGGGAGATGACCGAACATGGAGCCGATAGCATTGTCACGTGATGAACTCGACAGATTCTACGTGATCTCAATCTCGGCACGCAGCACAATGACGGCCGGCCGGCCCGTCCACGACGTCTGCGGCGCATCCATGCGTGCAGCCCCATAAACACAGGCACACACACATAGGTATGCTAGCCGTCGCGCGTGTGGCCGCCGTTGAGGATCAACCATCCGCCGAGAACAACATCACCGCGAGCAGCTTGCCTCCGTTGCACAGAGACGAGGATTGGAAAGGGAAAACCATGGAAGAAGCTTTCTCGGTAAGAGACCATGCTTCATCCCGATAGGCGATCGTGAGTAATTCCTACAACTCCAACTACAGTCATCGACAGTTATAGCCTGTGTGATCACTCATCCGACGACCGGTGCATTAAGCATCATCCAGGTCTGGTCTATGTACGTACTAAACCGGCCTAACGGCCTAAGTATTTGATTATCAGTCTATTGTTATAGGTAGTGCTTCTCTCTTGAATTTACTGACTTTTGCATAACTGCATGTATATGACAGTTCTGCAGGCTTAGGGTAGCTGATGCTTGCATGGATACATGCATGCATGGACGGTCTGAAGTACTACCTCCGGCCGGGTTTCCTAGGCTCTCTCTTATTTTGGACTAAAGTTTGACTAACAGATTAAACTAATAAAATATAAACTATATGTTACAAAAATTATACATTCGAAAAGctctttcaaatacaaatccaagaGTGTACTTTTGCTAGCATATATTCTATATTTTATTAATCATATGAATGGTCAAAGTTTGACTCAAAATAGTAGGAGGCCTGataaacccggatggaggtagTACTATCTCTTTCTTTAGCATTTTGTATATGAAGAAACTAGTAGAGTATCATTCTATATAATCCATTATTTTTCGCGTATAAGAGAGAAAATTAAATTAATTGGATTTTAAAAATATTAAATTATGAAGTTTTTGCACTAATATAAAAAATAAAATCTAATAAGAAATATATATGTAGACAGGAGTATATGCATGCATGTGTCTATTATGTGCTGCAGATggattattttatttttttgcgctGGAAAGGCAGTTTTTATTGCATGTCACAGTGTTACAATCAAGAGGCCACAAATCCTCGATACAAGGTGGAACCGAGTTCACCCACACAGCCGTGGTTCTCTTGGAGCGGCTATATTTGGCCAAACGATCTGCAACACTATTTTGACTACGATGAATTTTCTGAGGTAAAAACTCCCTAACACACATGAGCTCCTTAATCTCAAGGACTAGCTGACCATATGCTAATCTGTTGAGGCAGTTACTTGACAAGGAAGATGGagcttcttttttttttttgcgggggtcaAGGAAGACGGAGCTGCAGCCGAGTCGGACAGCACAACCACTGCAGATGGATTATTAATGACGAGGAAAATTTCTACCATGCATCTACTAAGCATTATTACATAAAGTCGGATTCATGGGATGTTGTTGTTccatggcaacacatgtctatcgaTCTTGGTGAAGATTAAATATGAGACGAGATGTAGCTGTATTTTGCACATACAATTCTAACTATACTTAAATATGCACtattttttcttccgttgcaacgcacgagcatattTGCTAGTGTTGCATAATCTTGTAACAAAAATGTTAGATCATGGGTTTTTACCCAAATAAGATGCAAACTCCTACCCACCCTCTCTATTGCCTTCTTACATATAGCATCTTCTAGCCCGCTCCCAATCCGGAAAAGCCCTTGTCCTATTCGCCTCGAACAATTGCATGCTTTTATCGTCACCCACCATCCACCTGTTCTGATGTTGTCTTTAAATACTTTGCACCACCTCCCATCCCTCCATATTGTTTAGTCTTCTGCTTAGTTTCCCCTCTTCTGGAGTAGTAAGCCTTGTAAGACAGACGAGAAAAAGGTAAGGACTAGTCGCAATTCAAGGTGTGGATATCTTTCAAGGTATAGCAATAGGGTCGTACATAAGGAATTTTCATTTTTGTAATTATTACCTTCCTTGTACATAGTTCTTACTAGTTTATAGAAATTGTAGTGATGAACACATTCCCTAGAAGACACACTTGCATAAGCCAGACCCCAGGGCTGTTAGAAAATGGATTAGCATTATATTATAGTAGTGGCACAAGTCAGCTGCAATCTATGTGGCTGGTTACTTAAAATGTCGAGTAGAGCTTCTGACTAAAAGTTGGGCCAGAACCTATGCAACATCACTCCATGTATAATTAACAGCACAAGGTACCTCCTCGGAAAATTAACTACAGTTATTGCTACAAGTTCCTGGAGTGCAACCTGGGCAATCGAGTTTCATATTCCTATTGTATTGCACTATTGTTTACAAAAAAATTTGATGTCCAGCGCCATTGTATTCCTATTGCGGGTTTTATTTCATGTCAAAGGAGCCTCTCTCGGCAATAAGTCTGCTGACTTTGACTCCCTTGACCAGACCACTTTTATGTACCAAAAATTTTATAGGGATGTCTACAGCTACCGTTACAAACTGACGTAGCACCGCCTGATTGCAAACCATGGGACCCACactgaaattttggaggaaggTGGCATCACCTGGTTGGAAATGGGTGGGTGGTGGGTCAGGGGCACATTTATTTAGGGGGAAAGGTGGTGTGGGTGGGACACCTACATCACAATCTGTATTAGCATTTTTAGATATTTATGTCGATTTATCGGTCATGTGAACTTCTCATATATCCTAGCCACACTTTTAAGCACCTGGCTCGGATGTCCTGATTCCAGATGCATAAAAGTGTGGCTCGGATGCATCTCTCGTGTGTACTAGACATATTAGTTGTCCTTGTGTTGTGCATGATCAACAATGCTAATGATAGAATGAAATATTCTTAATTGTATTCACAACATCGACGCATCATTTATCTATCATCATGACATAATATTTTTTATTTCAATTGATCCCTGTgttaagaaaaatgaaaaaaaaggaatTGTGTTGATGCTTTCATGGAGTTTTCCCAGATGTACTATATGAATCTATGATCAATACAGATCATAGTTACATCTCTAGTGCATTAGTTAAAACACCTAATGTTTTAGTGTAGACAACATACAATGCCGCCCTAATATCCTCGCCTTTCTTCTGGTATATAAAGTAGGTCACTGCTCCGAGGCCATGGCAGGCGGCCCATCAAACCTCGGCAAGATCCAGTGCACTCGGCGTGCACAAGGCTCCGCGGCAGTGCTGGCAATCGGAACGGCAAACCCAGTGAACCACGTGTCTCAAGAAGAGTTCCCTGACTACTACTTCTATGTCACCAAGAGCGAGCACCTCACTGACCATAAAGACACATTCAAGACAATATGTAAGCATGCAAACGTATATACTAGCTACGGTGAACGCATAGTCCACGAATGCAACCTTTGATCCCTGGGAAGTTTTTCAGACCTAACGATGCCATGCCTATGTATGATCTAACTTCTGACATGCTTTATTATATTGTCGGTGTTTCGGTCACTAAAATATGACCAGGTGGTGCGATTGGCACGGAGAATCGTTTCTTTCAATACACGGAGGAACAGCTGAACTCTTACCCTGACTTCCTGCTTCAACGCACGTTGCCATCCCTTGAAGTTCGGCTTGATATTGTGGCTAGTGCTGCTCCACAACTTGCCGCATCAGCCGCCAAGAAGGCCATTGCAAAGTGGGGACGTCCGGCCACTGACATCACCCACCTTGTCGTCAGCACCAACTCGGACGCCAGCGCCCCAGGCATCGACGTACACTTGGTTTCACTTCTTGGCCTTCGCCTCAACATCTGTCGTACGATGCTCCAACTGAACGGCTGCTTCACTGGTAGCTCTGCTTTGCGCTTGGCAAAAGACCTTGCTGAGAACAACCGCGGAGCACGGGTCCTTGTGGTTTGCGTGGAGCTCTCCATTGCTGGTTTCTGTGGCCCCGACGACCACTTAGACACCCTCATTATTCATGCGCTGTTCGGCGATGGGGCTGGAGCGGTCATTG
The window above is part of the Triticum aestivum cultivar Chinese Spring chromosome 2A, IWGSC CS RefSeq v2.1, whole genome shotgun sequence genome. Proteins encoded here:
- the LOC123184258 gene encoding bisdemethoxycurcumin synthase; translated protein: MAGGPSNLGKIQCTRRAQGSAAVLAIGTANPVNHVSQEEFPDYYFYVTKSEHLTDHKDTFKTICGAIGTENRFFQYTEEQLNSYPDFLLQRTLPSLEVRLDIVASAAPQLAASAAKKAIAKWGRPATDITHLVVSTNSDASAPGIDVHLVSLLGLRLNICRTMLQLNGCFTGSSALRLAKDLAENNRGARVLVVCVELSIAGFCGPDDHLDTLIIHALFGDGAGAVIVGADTMHPVEQPMFEMVSASQTIIPGTQHVLGVKMGSYGVGGKVSTELYKLVADNIEPCLSEAFGPLDMGAQWNDLFWAVHPGARGILDGIDKKLQLEPTKLAASRSVLRNFGNMFSATIIFVLDQLRRRIEEEGERAEWGVMLGFGPGFTIETMVLHATGALNKN